A stretch of bacterium DNA encodes these proteins:
- a CDS encoding tetratricopeptide repeat protein, translated as MRKFNTLILLGICLCFASTTFADLVIAQTLLRQKKYSEAREEFQKSLPELKGIEAAKIQLTIASTYARENKFLEARQEYEKVLQIEEATDDQKSQALLEIGGYFWRYEKNNEGAKEAFEKIVAMEKASAVLKGRGQLGIATVFWIEKNTAETIKAALKAQEIEGTGQATKHFAILYIARAQKLDKNYKDALENYLKFIPNEKRIGYKTEAILATGEIYLAQSEYEKSREAFATVLATKEAGISNNTKSNAHFNTAQSYFAEKNSEKALEEFKKLIEAPYVTASHKRTAETRIKQLEKK; from the coding sequence TTTGTTTATGTTTTGCAAGCACAACCTTTGCTGACCTAGTTATTGCTCAAACACTATTAAGACAGAAAAAATATAGTGAAGCAAGAGAAGAGTTCCAAAAATCATTACCCGAGCTTAAAGGAATAGAAGCAGCAAAAATTCAACTTACCATTGCCTCAACATACGCAAGAGAAAACAAATTTCTTGAGGCAAGACAAGAATATGAAAAGGTCCTTCAAATAGAAGAGGCAACAGATGATCAAAAATCTCAAGCTCTACTTGAAATAGGCGGATATTTTTGGAGATATGAGAAAAATAATGAAGGTGCAAAAGAAGCTTTTGAGAAGATTGTCGCTATGGAAAAAGCATCTGCTGTTTTAAAAGGAAGAGGACAGCTTGGAATAGCTACAGTTTTTTGGATAGAAAAAAACACAGCAGAAACAATTAAAGCCGCATTAAAAGCTCAAGAAATTGAAGGGACTGGACAAGCCACAAAACATTTTGCCATTCTTTACATCGCCAGGGCTCAAAAATTAGATAAGAACTATAAAGACGCATTAGAGAATTACTTAAAATTTATCCCTAATGAAAAGAGGATAGGGTATAAAACAGAAGCCATCCTTGCAACTGGCGAAATCTACTTAGCCCAATCAGAATACGAAAAAAGTAGAGAAGCTTTTGCAACTGTCCTTGCAACTAAAGAAGCGGGCATTTCAAATAATACAAAAAGTAATGCCCATTTTAATACTGCCCAATCCTATTTTGCAGAGAAAAACAGTGAAAAAGCTCTCGAAGAATTCAAAAAACTTATTGAAGCACCTTATGTAACAGCATCCCACAAAAGAACTGCTGAAACAAGGATCAAACAACTGGAAAAGAAATAA